The following coding sequences are from one Roseburia hominis A2-183 window:
- a CDS encoding DnaD domain protein, with translation MANIKLHSDSPVSATSVSNTFIDEYMSDANGEFVKIYLYLLRLMNAPQASFSISSIADKFEHTEKDVKRALAYWERMHLLQLEYDNDKNLTGIRMLDSSSRDAAPSDPGTSGRQTEPAGAPVQNAPASAALAETPAPAQTVPAKKSYSADDILNFRQNESVAELFFIAERYLGRTLSATDINTLLYFYDVLGFSTELIVYLIESCVSNNHTSIRYIEKVALGWADQHITTVEEAKQGSPVLGKMYYAVMNAFGITGRKLVSTEIAYISRWTNEYGFDSDIILEACKRTMASLHQPNFKYTDSILSDWNKKQVHHLSDIAKLDAVHQERKKSSASAAANTASKNKFNNFTQRSYDYDELEQMLLTTNVH, from the coding sequence ATGGCAAATATTAAGCTACACAGTGACAGTCCAGTCTCTGCAACCAGTGTTTCCAACACGTTTATCGATGAATATATGTCTGATGCCAACGGGGAATTCGTCAAGATTTACCTCTACTTGCTGCGCCTTATGAATGCGCCGCAGGCGTCTTTTTCCATTTCTTCCATCGCGGACAAGTTCGAGCACACGGAGAAGGATGTCAAGCGTGCCCTTGCCTATTGGGAGCGCATGCACCTGCTGCAGCTTGAATATGACAATGATAAGAATCTGACCGGTATCCGCATGCTGGATTCTTCGTCCAGAGATGCCGCCCCGTCTGATCCGGGGACTTCCGGAAGACAGACAGAGCCAGCCGGCGCACCGGTACAGAACGCCCCTGCTTCCGCCGCTTTGGCAGAAACACCGGCACCGGCGCAGACAGTTCCTGCCAAAAAGAGCTATTCCGCGGACGATATTTTGAATTTCCGCCAGAATGAATCCGTCGCAGAGCTGTTCTTCATCGCAGAGCGTTATCTCGGCCGCACCTTAAGCGCCACCGACATCAATACGCTTCTCTATTTTTATGATGTGCTCGGATTTTCCACCGAGCTGATCGTATACCTGATTGAGAGCTGTGTGAGCAACAATCACACCAGCATCCGATACATAGAAAAAGTCGCACTTGGCTGGGCAGATCAGCATATCACGACCGTCGAGGAGGCCAAGCAGGGTTCCCCGGTTCTTGGCAAAATGTACTACGCCGTGATGAACGCGTTCGGCATTACCGGACGCAAGCTGGTTTCCACCGAGATCGCTTATATCAGCCGCTGGACGAACGAGTACGGTTTCGACTCTGACATCATCCTTGAGGCATGCAAGCGCACCATGGCAAGTCTGCATCAGCCGAACTTCAAATACACGGATTCCATTCTTTCCGACTGGAACAAAAAGCAGGTTCACCATCTGTCCGACATTGCAAAACTGGATGCGGTGCACCAGGAACGCAAAAAAAGTTCCGCTTCCGCTGCCGCCAATACAGCATCCAAAAACAAGTTCAACAATTTCACGCAGCGCTCCTACGACTACGACGAACTGGAGCAGATGCTTTTGACCACGAACGTACACTGA
- the glgD gene encoding glucose-1-phosphate adenylyltransferase subunit GlgD, translating to MKAIGIILAGGNNSRMQELSNKRAIAAMPIGGSYRSIDFALSNMSNSHVQTVAVLTQYSARSLNEHLSSSKWWDFGRKQGGLFVFNPTVTVDNSWWYRGTADAMYQNINFLKKRHEPYVIITSGDCIYKLDYNKVLDYHIEKKADITVVCKDMAPGEDVSRYGVVRMNEDSKIVEFEEKPMVSKSNTVSTGIYIVRRRQLIEMLERSAAEERWDFVTDILIRYKNMKQIYGYKMKEYWSNIATVESYYQTNMDFLKPEVRKYFFHDEPKIYSKVDDLPPAKYNIGSDVRNSLIASGCIVNSKVENSILFKKVFVGKNCVIKNSIILNDVYIGDNTHIENCIVESRDTLKANTYYCGDNGIKIVSENNERYVL from the coding sequence ATGAAGGCAATAGGAATTATTTTAGCTGGTGGTAATAACAGCCGTATGCAGGAATTATCCAACAAGAGGGCGATTGCGGCAATGCCGATCGGCGGAAGCTATCGAAGCATTGATTTCGCACTCAGCAACATGAGCAACTCCCATGTGCAGACTGTTGCGGTTCTGACACAGTACAGTGCGAGATCGTTAAACGAGCATCTGAGCTCCTCCAAGTGGTGGGATTTCGGGCGCAAACAGGGCGGATTGTTTGTATTCAATCCTACAGTAACCGTGGATAACAGCTGGTGGTACCGCGGAACAGCGGATGCCATGTATCAGAACATCAATTTCTTGAAGAAGCGCCACGAGCCATATGTCATTATCACGAGCGGTGACTGCATTTACAAGCTGGATTATAATAAGGTACTTGATTACCACATTGAGAAGAAGGCAGACATTACGGTGGTATGCAAGGATATGGCGCCGGGAGAGGATGTCAGCAGATACGGCGTGGTCCGGATGAATGAAGATTCCAAGATTGTAGAGTTCGAGGAAAAACCGATGGTATCCAAGTCGAACACGGTATCGACCGGAATCTATATCGTGCGCAGAAGACAGCTCATTGAGATGCTAGAGCGCAGCGCAGCGGAAGAACGCTGGGATTTTGTGACGGATATTCTGATCCGCTATAAGAATATGAAACAGATCTATGGTTATAAGATGAAGGAATACTGGAGCAATATTGCGACCGTAGAATCCTACTATCAGACGAACATGGATTTCTTAAAACCGGAGGTGCGGAAATACTTTTTCCATGATGAGCCGAAGATTTACTCCAAAGTGGATGATCTCCCGCCTGCAAAATACAATATCGGTTCCGATGTGCGCAACAGCTTAATCGCCAGCGGATGCATCGTCAACAGCAAGGTGGAGAATTCGATCCTGTTCAAGAAGGTATTTGTCGGGAAGAATTGTGTGATTAAGAATTCCATCATTCTGAATGATGTTTATATCGGCGACAATACACATATTGAGAACTGCATTGTCGAGAGCCGTGATACACTCAAGGCGAACACCTATTACTGCGGCGACAACGGTATCAAGATTGTATCCGAGAACAACGAAAGGTATGTACTGTAG
- a CDS encoding glucose-1-phosphate adenylyltransferase, which translates to MIRKEMIAMLLAGGQGSRLGVLTAKVAKPAVAFGGKYRIIDFPLSNCINSGIDTVGVLTQYQPLRLNTHIGIGIPWDLDRNSGGVTVLPPYEKSDNSEWYSGTANAIFQNMNYMEQYHPEYVLILSGDHIYKMDYEVMLDFHKENHADVTIATMPVPIEEASRFGIVIADENKKIMDFEEKPEKPRSNLASMGIYIFSWDTLKEALYAMKDQSGCDFGKHIIPYCHENGKRLFAYEYNGYWKDVGTLGSYWEANMELIDLIPEFNLYEEYWKIYTKSDIIEPQYLSADSVVEKSIIGEGTEVYGEVHSSVIGPGVTIGRGAVIRDSIVMKGTTIGENAIIDKSIIAENCQVGANTELGIGEEAPNKLNASIYSFGLVTVGEDSVIPDGVKIGKNTAISGTTDKEDYPNGILESGEVIIKAGDSV; encoded by the coding sequence GTGATTCGAAAAGAAATGATAGCCATGCTATTAGCTGGAGGCCAGGGCAGCCGCCTGGGAGTGCTTACAGCGAAGGTTGCCAAACCTGCAGTTGCGTTCGGAGGAAAGTACCGCATTATCGATTTCCCTCTGAGTAACTGCATCAATTCCGGAATTGATACGGTCGGAGTTCTGACCCAGTATCAGCCATTACGTCTGAATACCCATATCGGAATCGGTATTCCGTGGGATCTGGACCGTAACAGCGGGGGAGTGACGGTGTTACCGCCTTATGAGAAGAGCGATAACAGCGAGTGGTATTCCGGAACGGCAAACGCAATATTTCAGAATATGAATTATATGGAGCAGTATCATCCGGAATATGTGCTGATCTTATCCGGCGACCATATTTATAAGATGGATTATGAGGTTATGCTTGATTTCCATAAGGAGAATCATGCGGATGTGACGATTGCCACGATGCCGGTGCCGATTGAGGAGGCAAGCCGTTTTGGTATCGTGATCGCAGATGAGAACAAGAAGATCATGGATTTTGAAGAGAAGCCGGAAAAGCCGCGCAGCAATCTGGCGTCCATGGGTATCTATATTTTCAGCTGGGATACCTTAAAAGAAGCGCTCTATGCCATGAAGGATCAGAGCGGATGTGATTTTGGTAAGCATATCATCCCGTATTGCCACGAGAATGGAAAACGTCTCTTTGCATATGAATACAACGGCTACTGGAAGGATGTCGGTACACTCGGCTCTTACTGGGAAGCAAATATGGAGCTCATCGACCTGATTCCGGAGTTCAATCTGTACGAGGAATACTGGAAGATCTACACGAAGAGTGATATTATCGAGCCACAGTATCTCTCCGCGGATTCCGTTGTGGAGAAGAGCATCATCGGTGAAGGAACCGAGGTATACGGCGAGGTACATAGTTCCGTGATCGGACCGGGCGTCACGATCGGCAGGGGGGCAGTGATCCGGGATTCCATTGTGATGAAAGGAACAACGATTGGCGAGAATGCTATCATCGATAAATCAATTATAGCAGAGAACTGCCAGGTGGGAGCGAACACCGAGCTTGGCATTGGAGAAGAGGCACCGAATAAGCTCAATGCGAGCATCTATTCCTTTGGTCTGGTGACGGTCGGAGAAGACAGTGTGATACCGGACGGTGTTAAGATAGGAAAGAACACGGCAATTTCCGGTACGACGGACAAGGAAGATTACCCGAACGGAATTCTTGAGAGCGGTGAAGTAATCATTAAGGCAGGTGACTCGGTATGA
- the murC gene encoding UDP-N-acetylmuramate--L-alanine ligase gives MYKINFKEPIHIHFIGIGGISMSGLAEILSEEHFTVSGSDAKESDLTRHLEHLGIKVYYGQTAANITDDIDLVVYTAAIHEDNPEFACAREKGIPMMPRAELLGQIMDNYRNSIAVAGTHGKTTTTSMISQILLAAKCDPTITVGGILKALDGNLRVGKSDFFLSEACEYTNSFLHFYPKYSIILNIEAEHLDFFKDIQDIRHSFHQFASNTREDGAIIINGDIPDYTEITAGLKPQVITFGLSDSCTFHPADITFDEKACASFTAMKGQETLMKVTLHVPGMHNVSNALAAIALADDLGLAADAVAKGLSDFGGADRRFQYKGCVDGVTIIDDYAHHPTEIRATLTAAKNYPHKRLVLCFQPHTYSRTKAFLEDFADVLSLADVVVLADIYAAREKNTYGVSSRDILSKLRERGTECYYFPSFEEIEKFLLKNCVNGDLLITMGAGDIVNVGEHLLGK, from the coding sequence ATGTATAAAATCAATTTCAAAGAACCCATACATATCCATTTTATCGGGATCGGCGGCATCAGCATGAGCGGGCTTGCCGAGATTCTCTCCGAAGAGCATTTTACGGTATCCGGATCCGACGCAAAGGAATCTGATCTGACCAGACACTTAGAGCATCTCGGCATCAAAGTTTACTACGGTCAGACAGCCGCAAACATCACGGATGATATTGATCTTGTCGTCTACACCGCTGCCATCCACGAGGACAATCCGGAATTCGCCTGTGCGCGCGAAAAAGGAATTCCGATGATGCCGCGCGCAGAGCTGCTCGGACAGATCATGGACAATTACCGCAACTCCATCGCGGTGGCAGGCACCCACGGCAAGACGACCACGACATCCATGATCAGCCAGATCCTTCTTGCAGCCAAGTGCGACCCGACCATCACGGTCGGCGGTATTTTAAAAGCGCTCGACGGCAACCTGCGGGTAGGCAAGTCCGATTTCTTCCTGTCGGAAGCGTGTGAATACACGAACAGCTTCCTGCATTTTTATCCGAAATACAGCATCATTCTGAATATCGAAGCAGAACATCTCGACTTCTTTAAAGATATTCAGGACATCCGCCATTCATTCCACCAATTTGCATCCAACACCCGGGAGGACGGCGCGATCATCATAAACGGCGATATTCCGGATTATACCGAGATTACCGCCGGATTAAAGCCGCAGGTAATTACCTTCGGTCTCAGTGACAGCTGCACATTCCATCCGGCAGACATCACATTCGATGAAAAAGCCTGTGCAAGCTTCACCGCCATGAAAGGACAGGAAACTCTGATGAAAGTCACGCTTCACGTTCCGGGCATGCACAACGTATCCAACGCACTGGCTGCCATTGCGCTGGCAGATGATCTTGGTCTTGCCGCTGACGCGGTCGCAAAAGGATTATCCGACTTCGGTGGTGCCGACCGGCGTTTCCAGTACAAAGGCTGCGTGGACGGCGTCACCATCATCGACGACTATGCGCATCACCCGACGGAGATCCGCGCGACGTTAACCGCTGCCAAGAACTATCCGCACAAACGGCTGGTTCTCTGCTTCCAGCCGCACACCTACTCGCGCACCAAGGCATTTTTAGAGGATTTTGCCGATGTGCTCTCCCTCGCTGATGTGGTTGTCCTTGCCGACATCTACGCCGCCAGAGAGAAAAATACCTACGGCGTCTCCTCCCGCGATATCCTCTCCAAGCTCAGGGAACGCGGCACGGAATGCTATTATTTTCCGTCATTTGAGGAGATCGAAAAATTTTTATTAAAAAATTGTGTAAACGGAGACTTGTTGATAACTATGGGCGCCGGAGACATTGTAAATGTTGGCGAACATCTTCTCGGCAAATAA
- a CDS encoding ribose-phosphate pyrophosphokinase → MPNDERNLETMPDGALGLIPLESCKELGLKVDQYLVGWREKRQHQHQNDPAFKGYRRDSYIISTAVPRFGTGEAKGVIKESVRGYDLYLMVDVTNYSLTYSVCGYKNHMSPDDHYADLKRIIAAVGGKARRITAIIPFLYESRQHKRTARESLDCALALQELTAMGVDNIITFDAHDPRVQNAIPLKGFETVQPAYQFIKGILREVKDLKIDAEHMMIISPDEGGTNRAVYLANVLGLDMGMFYKRRDYSKIVDGRNPIVAHEFLGSSVEGKDVIIIDDMISSGESMIDVATELKKRKANRIFVVATFGLFTNGLERFDEAVAGGTIYKVVTTNLTYQTPELLAKPYYINCDMSKYIAYIIDTLNHDSSISDLLNPYDRIQRLVAKYKAEQN, encoded by the coding sequence ATGCCAAACGATGAAAGAAACTTAGAAACCATGCCTGACGGAGCATTGGGTCTCATCCCACTGGAAAGCTGCAAAGAACTCGGTCTTAAGGTAGACCAGTACCTTGTCGGCTGGCGCGAAAAGAGACAGCACCAGCACCAGAACGACCCTGCGTTCAAGGGCTATCGCAGAGATTCTTATATCATCTCAACCGCAGTGCCGCGTTTCGGAACCGGCGAAGCAAAGGGTGTCATCAAAGAGTCTGTCCGCGGCTATGACCTGTATCTGATGGTCGACGTTACCAATTACAGCCTCACCTACTCTGTATGCGGTTACAAGAACCACATGTCTCCGGATGACCACTATGCAGATTTGAAGCGTATCATTGCTGCTGTCGGCGGAAAAGCAAGACGTATTACCGCGATCATCCCGTTCTTATATGAGAGCCGTCAGCACAAGCGCACCGCCCGTGAATCCTTAGACTGCGCGCTTGCCCTGCAGGAGCTCACCGCTATGGGTGTCGACAACATCATCACCTTTGACGCACATGACCCGCGTGTACAGAACGCCATTCCGCTCAAGGGATTTGAGACCGTACAGCCTGCTTATCAGTTCATCAAGGGTATCTTAAGAGAAGTCAAAGACTTAAAGATCGATGCAGAGCATATGATGATTATCAGCCCGGATGAGGGTGGTACCAACCGTGCCGTATATCTGGCTAACGTGCTCGGTCTGGATATGGGTATGTTCTACAAGCGCCGCGACTACAGCAAGATCGTAGACGGCCGCAACCCGATCGTTGCACATGAGTTCTTAGGTTCCTCCGTCGAGGGCAAGGATGTGATTATCATCGACGATATGATCTCCTCCGGCGAGAGTATGATTGATGTTGCTACCGAGTTAAAGAAGAGAAAGGCAAACCGTATCTTCGTTGTTGCAACCTTCGGTCTGTTCACCAACGGCCTGGAGCGCTTTGACGAGGCTGTTGCAGGCGGCACAATCTACAAGGTCGTAACCACCAACCTGACCTATCAGACACCGGAACTGCTCGCAAAGCCATATTATATCAACTGCGACATGAGCAAATACATTGCTTATATCATTGATACGTTAAATCACGACAGCTCGATCAGCGATCTCTTAAATCCGTATGACCGCATCCAGCGTCTGGTTGCAAAGTACAAAGCAGAGCAGAACTAA
- a CDS encoding ATP-binding protein: MPLSNSQYDEIFRKYDEKQLASQHQLERRTKDVYARIPALKEIDDAIATCSVEQARRLLDGDEAALATLREKLSDYRRQKEQLLQEHGLTSDYLKPVYHCPDCRDTGYVNGRRCHCFEQAAINLVYTQSNLKEILERENFSTFSFDYYSADDINPATGRSSLETAKDAVAKCHDFIDHFDSTFSNLYLYGDTGIGKTFLSNCIAKELLDRGHSVIYFTAFQLFDILSKGVFKRDEEALLSHRNIFDCDLLIIDDLGTELSNSFTTSQLFLCINERILRQKSTIISTNLGMNQLADIYSERVLSRISSNYTLLKLFGADIRILKRNR; this comes from the coding sequence ATGCCGCTAAGCAATTCACAGTATGACGAGATATTCCGCAAATATGACGAAAAACAGTTAGCCAGCCAGCACCAGCTCGAGCGCCGCACAAAGGACGTCTACGCCCGGATTCCGGCACTTAAAGAGATCGATGACGCGATCGCTACCTGTTCTGTCGAGCAGGCACGCCGGCTGTTAGACGGAGATGAGGCCGCTCTGGCCACGCTCCGTGAAAAGCTCTCGGACTACCGCAGGCAGAAGGAGCAGTTGTTGCAGGAGCACGGGCTTACTTCTGATTATCTGAAGCCGGTGTACCACTGTCCGGACTGCAGGGATACCGGTTATGTGAACGGCAGACGCTGTCACTGTTTTGAACAGGCAGCCATCAATCTGGTCTATACCCAGTCCAACTTAAAAGAGATTCTGGAACGTGAGAATTTTTCCACGTTTTCCTTTGATTACTATTCTGCGGATGACATCAATCCGGCAACCGGACGCTCGTCCCTTGAGACAGCAAAGGATGCCGTCGCAAAATGCCACGATTTTATCGATCATTTCGACAGCACGTTCTCCAATCTTTACCTCTACGGAGATACCGGCATCGGCAAGACCTTTTTGTCCAACTGTATTGCCAAGGAGCTGTTAGACCGCGGTCATTCCGTCATTTACTTTACCGCATTCCAATTATTTGATATATTAAGCAAGGGCGTGTTCAAACGGGACGAGGAGGCACTGCTTTCCCACCGGAATATTTTCGACTGCGATCTGCTGATCATCGATGATCTCGGCACGGAGCTGTCCAATTCCTTTACGACCTCGCAGTTATTTTTATGTATCAACGAACGCATTCTGCGGCAGAAATCCACGATCATCTCCACAAACCTCGGGATGAACCAGCTTGCCGATATTTATTCAGAGCGCGTTTTATCCAGAATATCCAGCAATTACACATTATTAAAGCTCTTCGGCGCGGACATCCGTATCTTAAAGCGCAACCGTTAA